A genomic region of Nostoc sp. UHCC 0702 contains the following coding sequences:
- a CDS encoding TrkA family potassium uptake protein, producing the protein MYVLIGGAGLVGLSLAQKLVELGHTVAVIDIDPTACRYAREQVGAMAFEGSAVSTEVLLEAGIRKADSLAAVLRSDALNLAMVTLAKHYGVSHILSRMRHPDFAEPLRLAGANHIISTVELAVSTMVNAIEYPQVESMMHFEQGQIEVLKLVIPNNCYVVNRSVAEIAQDSRFPTGSLIIGYQPHPHEDLVIPNGSTVLEPSSTVLIVTKPGSLHQVIDFIEGCK; encoded by the coding sequence ATGTACGTGCTAATTGGTGGAGCAGGCTTAGTCGGTCTGAGTTTAGCTCAAAAATTGGTAGAACTAGGACATACTGTTGCCGTTATTGACATTGACCCTACCGCTTGCCGCTATGCTCGTGAACAAGTGGGAGCAATGGCATTTGAAGGTAGTGCTGTGAGTACAGAAGTATTACTAGAAGCAGGAATTCGTAAAGCTGATTCCTTGGCTGCTGTCCTCAGGAGTGATGCCTTGAACTTGGCAATGGTAACTCTGGCTAAGCACTACGGTGTTTCTCATATTTTGAGTCGAATGCGCCACCCTGATTTTGCTGAACCACTGCGTCTAGCTGGAGCCAACCATATTATCAGTACTGTTGAGCTAGCCGTTTCAACAATGGTGAATGCCATTGAATATCCGCAGGTAGAATCAATGATGCATTTTGAGCAGGGACAGATTGAGGTGCTGAAACTTGTTATCCCAAATAATTGCTATGTTGTTAATCGTAGCGTCGCCGAAATTGCTCAGGATTCTCGCTTCCCCACTGGTTCTTTAATTATTGGCTATCAACCCCATCCACACGAAGATTTGGTTATTCCTAACGGTAGTACGGTGCTAGAACCTAGTTCAACTGTGCTGATTGTAACCAAACCAGGCTCGTTACATCAAGTCATTGATTTTATCGAAGGTTGTAAATAG
- a CDS encoding cation:proton antiporter, with translation MTVTELVKISIILLLVATGVALLSRRLRVPYVTGLVLAGLPITELLSRRIGLDPSLVLNLFLPILIFEAGINTDVSRLRSTFKPIALLAGPGAVLSSVIIAVLLKFGLGLSWIPALFVGVILANTDTVSMIAVFKEIPVPSRLSTIVEGETLFNDAAALVSFNLILQVYSTGSLTLLEGIQQLLFISVGGCLVGLVLGYLSIPVFARLDDPLSSLLLTVAVALGTFQVGQFLGVSGAVAVVIAGLIFGNIGLSRSTSASSRITLLSFWEYASFTVNTFIFLLIGVEINLVTLWKMLPAILLAVLAYQIGRVLTVYPLLAGVRWFDRPIPLRWQHLLFFGNIKGSLSMALALSLPTTLPGREVLIALVFGSVLVSLVGQGLSLPWVVKRLKLSQFSKDQQQVEDLQAQLMTGKAAQDELDSLLNSGVLPKSVYEEMRSVYQVRIARAEKALREFYNRRPEELSAKNGDLSKLDAIRRRLLLAEKGALNEAMRKRILSEEIVRGRIQTIDEQLLKLEDE, from the coding sequence GTGACTGTCACCGAATTAGTCAAAATTTCAATTATTCTCCTACTTGTTGCCACTGGTGTAGCCCTGCTATCCCGTCGGTTACGAGTGCCTTATGTCACAGGTTTAGTGTTAGCAGGTTTGCCAATCACTGAGTTATTGTCTCGTCGCATTGGATTAGACCCTTCCCTGGTTTTGAATCTTTTCTTGCCAATTCTCATCTTTGAAGCTGGGATCAATACAGATGTCAGCCGTCTACGCAGCACGTTTAAACCAATTGCTCTTCTGGCTGGGCCTGGGGCTGTACTTTCCAGTGTGATTATTGCCGTTCTGTTAAAATTTGGGCTGGGACTGAGTTGGATACCTGCTTTATTTGTAGGAGTAATTCTGGCAAATACTGATACAGTTTCAATGATTGCCGTCTTTAAGGAAATACCAGTGCCCTCCCGGCTTTCCACCATCGTTGAAGGAGAAACTTTATTCAACGATGCCGCAGCCCTAGTGTCATTCAATCTGATTTTGCAAGTATATTCCACAGGTTCACTGACGTTACTAGAAGGAATCCAACAACTACTATTTATTTCTGTTGGAGGCTGCCTCGTCGGGTTAGTCTTGGGCTACTTGAGCATACCTGTATTTGCCCGTTTAGATGATCCCCTGAGCAGTCTGTTACTGACAGTCGCAGTTGCATTAGGAACTTTTCAGGTAGGGCAATTTCTGGGTGTATCAGGTGCAGTGGCTGTAGTGATAGCTGGATTAATTTTCGGTAATATTGGGCTTTCTCGAAGCACTTCTGCTTCTAGTCGCATCACCTTGTTGAGTTTCTGGGAATATGCCAGTTTTACTGTCAACACTTTTATTTTTCTGCTGATTGGTGTAGAAATCAACTTGGTGACGCTCTGGAAGATGTTACCTGCTATTCTACTTGCAGTTTTGGCTTATCAAATCGGGCGAGTTCTTACAGTCTACCCTTTGCTGGCAGGAGTTCGTTGGTTTGACCGCCCAATTCCGCTGCGCTGGCAACATTTACTCTTTTTTGGGAACATCAAAGGTTCACTGTCGATGGCTCTGGCTTTGAGCTTACCTACCACACTACCAGGGCGAGAAGTCCTCATCGCTTTAGTTTTCGGCAGTGTACTGGTGTCATTAGTAGGACAAGGTTTAAGTTTGCCTTGGGTGGTAAAACGCTTAAAATTATCTCAATTTTCAAAAGATCAGCAGCAGGTTGAAGACTTACAAGCTCAGCTGATGACCGGTAAGGCAGCACAAGATGAATTAGACAGCCTTTTGAATTCAGGGGTATTGCCGAAATCTGTTTATGAAGAGATGCGTTCAGTTTATCAGGTGCGAATTGCTAGGGCAGAAAAGGCTTTGCGGGAATTCTACAATCGCCGTCCAGAAGAGTTGTCAGCTAAAAATGGTGATCTCAGTAAACTTGATGCCATTCGCCGCCGTTTACTGCTGGCAGAAAAAGGAGCGCTCAATGAAGCAATGCGTAAGCGAATTCTCTCAGAAGAAATTGTGCGCGGACGCATACAAACTATTGATGAACAATTGCTGAAACTAGAAGATGAATGA
- a CDS encoding type II toxin-antitoxin system HicA family toxin, which produces MPPFGSINRRDLIRYLKDVGFDGPYTAGKHQYMLKGELKLTIPNLHQGDISSSLLNRILRQANISRDDWEAI; this is translated from the coding sequence ATGCCACCCTTTGGATCGATTAATCGGCGGGATCTGATTCGTTACCTGAAAGATGTAGGTTTTGATGGGCCTTATACAGCTGGTAAACATCAATACATGCTAAAAGGTGAATTAAAGCTGACAATTCCCAACCTGCATCAGGGAGACATCAGTTCAAGCTTACTAAATAGAATATTACGTCAAGCTAATATCAGTAGAGATGACTGGGAAGCAATATAG
- a CDS encoding type II toxin-antitoxin system HicB family antitoxin, translating into MLTNYIHTAMHKATYELLEDGTFYGEIPECQGVWTNAITLEACREDLQDTLEGWLILGLRLGHTLPILDGIDLNVNQEVA; encoded by the coding sequence ATGTTAACAAATTACATTCATACAGCTATGCACAAAGCAACCTACGAGTTGCTTGAGGATGGAACTTTCTATGGTGAAATTCCAGAATGCCAAGGAGTGTGGACAAATGCTATAACGCTAGAAGCTTGTCGAGAAGATTTGCAAGATACTCTTGAAGGATGGCTTATACTAGGACTGCGTTTGGGTCACACTCTGCCGATACTGGATGGCATTGACTTGAATGTAAACCAAGAGGTCGCCTAA
- a CDS encoding protoheme IX farnesyltransferase, with protein MIETNVSRHHQTFLQVVQSYFQLTKPRIIPLLLITTAGSMWIAAKGEVDPLLLLVTLTGGTLAAASAQTINCIYDRDIDYDMERTRHRPMPSGKVQPRDALIFALALAVLSFTLLAVFANLLAALLAFSGIVFYVLVYTHWLKRHSTQNIVIGGAAGAIPALVGWAAVTGTLSWAAWLIFAIVFLWTPPHFWALALMIKDDYAKVGIPMLPVIEGATATVKQIWYYTLVTVTATLVLVYPLHASGVVYAAVAVSLGGLFIHKSWRLLQNPEDRTVARELFLYSISYMMLLCLGMVVDSLPITHHLISAAINLIA; from the coding sequence ATGATTGAGACTAATGTCTCTCGCCACCACCAAACTTTTCTCCAAGTAGTTCAAAGTTACTTCCAGCTAACCAAGCCACGGATTATTCCGTTGCTTTTGATCACCACAGCTGGCAGTATGTGGATTGCTGCTAAAGGAGAAGTAGATCCATTGCTGTTGCTCGTAACTCTTACTGGTGGCACGTTGGCTGCTGCTAGCGCCCAAACGATTAACTGTATCTATGACCGCGATATAGATTATGACATGGAGCGGACGCGCCATCGTCCGATGCCTTCCGGTAAGGTGCAGCCGCGTGATGCTTTAATTTTTGCTCTAGCTCTAGCTGTATTGTCTTTTACGCTTCTAGCTGTGTTTGCGAATCTCCTAGCCGCACTGCTGGCATTTTCGGGGATCGTTTTTTATGTTTTGGTCTACACCCACTGGCTAAAACGTCACAGTACCCAAAATATCGTGATTGGTGGGGCTGCGGGAGCAATTCCGGCATTAGTCGGTTGGGCAGCTGTCACGGGTACTTTAAGCTGGGCAGCATGGTTAATTTTTGCCATCGTCTTTCTGTGGACACCGCCGCATTTCTGGGCGTTAGCGTTGATGATTAAGGACGATTACGCAAAAGTCGGGATACCAATGTTACCTGTAATTGAAGGTGCTACGGCAACCGTGAAGCAGATTTGGTACTATACACTGGTCACGGTGACAGCAACTTTGGTATTGGTTTATCCCTTGCACGCCAGTGGAGTTGTCTATGCAGCAGTGGCGGTGAGTTTGGGAGGGTTGTTTATTCACAAATCTTGGCGCTTGTTGCAAAATCCAGAGGATCGCACTGTCGCTAGAGAATTGTTTCTTTATTCCATCTCCTACATGATGCTTTTGTGCTTGGGTATGGTGGTAGATAGCCTACCCATTACCCATCACCTGATTAGTGCAGCCATCAATCTCATTGCTTAG
- a CDS encoding heme A synthase, whose product MNEIVLEQQNEAVAEQQKPKELIRRLVWRMCIATLILMAIGSATRVMNAGLACPDWPLCYGELVPAKQMNFQVFLEWFHRLDASLIGISAIALFGLSWWHRRFLPNWLPWASTFALFLIVFQGVLGGLTVTELLRFDIVTAHLGTALLFFTTLLIVGTALTPYQGTGTVGNLPWVGLIAAILVYLQSLLGALVGSRWALHQCFGGSQLCSVMYSHIFGLVPPTVATLAVVFISWRTPALHPALRRLANMAGVLLVLQILLGVATFRLHLQVEPLTVSHQAVGAALLGSLAAFTVLALRDWAASREINANL is encoded by the coding sequence ATGAACGAAATTGTCCTAGAACAACAAAATGAAGCGGTAGCAGAGCAGCAAAAGCCCAAGGAACTGATTCGTCGCTTGGTATGGAGGATGTGCATCGCCACCTTGATTTTGATGGCAATAGGCAGCGCCACCCGCGTGATGAATGCTGGACTCGCTTGCCCTGATTGGCCTTTATGCTACGGGGAACTGGTGCCAGCCAAGCAAATGAATTTCCAAGTGTTCCTAGAGTGGTTTCATCGCTTGGATGCAAGTTTGATTGGAATCAGCGCGATCGCCCTTTTCGGTTTATCTTGGTGGCATCGTCGTTTTTTACCCAATTGGCTACCTTGGGCATCCACATTCGCTTTGTTTTTAATCGTCTTTCAAGGCGTTTTGGGCGGACTTACCGTCACCGAACTATTGCGGTTTGATATCGTCACCGCCCACTTAGGAACGGCGCTGTTGTTTTTCACCACGCTGCTAATTGTCGGCACAGCACTTACTCCCTATCAAGGAACTGGAACTGTTGGTAACTTGCCTTGGGTGGGTTTAATTGCGGCTATTTTAGTTTACTTACAAAGTCTACTAGGTGCTTTGGTAGGGTCACGCTGGGCATTACACCAATGCTTTGGCGGTTCTCAACTTTGTAGTGTGATGTACAGCCATATTTTCGGACTAGTACCGCCAACTGTAGCCACCTTGGCAGTAGTCTTTATTTCCTGGCGTACACCAGCATTGCATCCAGCTTTGCGACGACTAGCAAATATGGCTGGTGTATTGTTGGTTTTACAAATCTTGTTGGGAGTTGCTACTTTCCGCTTACACCTGCAAGTCGAACCGCTAACTGTCTCTCACCAAGCTGTAGGAGCTGCTTTGCTTGGTAGTTTGGCGGCGTTCACAGTTCTAGCACTACGTGACTGGGCTGCAAGTCGTGAAATCAACGCTAATTTGTAG
- a CDS encoding cytochrome c oxidase subunit II gives MKIPSSIWTLLIGIALTLVSLWYGQNHGLLPTAASDEAVLVDGLFNAMMIISTGIFLIVEGVLIYSAIKYRRRPGDNEDGPPVEGNVPLEILWTAIPAIIVIGISVYSFDVYNEIGGFDPHAVHEAPITQNMSMTMPGAAIAATLNDTPPSTEPNLNQEKSDEAMQDPATAAVRNADQIPQKRNAPGVGVVSPTIGPTPDKAGIPPELLVNVTGLQYAWIFTYPETGITTGELHLPIGREVLINMTANDVIHAFWVPEFRLKQDAIPGRQSEIRFTPNKAGDYTLICAELCGPYHGAMRTQVVVETEEAFEKWTQEQLTASNETLNQAVAVNPADLSADEFLAPYTKDMGIQPEILHQVHH, from the coding sequence GTGAAGATTCCAAGTTCAATCTGGACATTACTCATAGGCATCGCGCTAACGTTAGTCAGCCTTTGGTATGGTCAAAATCACGGTCTGTTGCCAACAGCCGCCTCAGATGAAGCCGTCTTGGTGGATGGTCTGTTCAACGCGATGATGATCATTTCCACTGGTATTTTTCTGATAGTTGAAGGTGTCTTGATTTACTCTGCAATTAAATACCGTCGGCGTCCAGGTGACAATGAAGACGGGCCACCAGTTGAGGGCAATGTACCTTTAGAAATACTCTGGACGGCGATCCCAGCAATTATCGTTATCGGTATTTCTGTGTACAGCTTTGATGTATACAACGAAATTGGTGGCTTTGATCCTCATGCTGTTCATGAAGCCCCGATTACTCAGAATATGTCGATGACAATGCCGGGAGCAGCTATTGCTGCTACTTTGAACGATACCCCTCCCAGCACAGAACCGAACCTGAATCAAGAAAAATCTGATGAGGCGATGCAAGACCCAGCCACCGCCGCAGTCCGCAATGCTGATCAAATTCCCCAAAAGCGGAATGCTCCTGGTGTAGGTGTTGTTTCGCCCACCATTGGCCCAACTCCTGATAAAGCAGGCATACCGCCAGAATTACTAGTTAACGTCACTGGTCTACAGTACGCATGGATTTTCACCTATCCAGAAACTGGCATAACCACTGGTGAACTACACCTTCCCATCGGGCGGGAAGTGCTAATTAATATGACTGCTAACGATGTGATTCACGCTTTTTGGGTGCCAGAGTTCCGCCTCAAGCAAGATGCGATCCCTGGTAGACAGAGCGAGATTCGCTTCACACCCAACAAAGCAGGTGACTATACCCTGATTTGTGCCGAACTTTGTGGCCCATACCACGGAGCAATGAGAACACAAGTAGTTGTAGAAACCGAAGAAGCATTTGAAAAATGGACGCAAGAGCAGCTAACTGCTAGCAACGAAACTCTCAATCAAGCCGTTGCTGTTAATCCTGCGGATTTATCAGCAGATGAATTTCTCGCTCCTTACACCAAGGACATGGGAATTCAACCCGAAATACTCCATCAAGTTCACCATTAG
- the ctaD gene encoding cytochrome c oxidase subunit I — MTQAQLQETANIPAHGEEPPARKWQDYFGFNTDHKVIAIQYLVTTFIFYCIGGVLADLVRTELRTPEVDFVTPEVYNSLFTLHATIMIFLWIVPAGAGFANFLIPLMIGAKDMAFPRLNAVAFWMIPPAGLLLIASLVVGDAPDAGWTSYPPLSLVTGQVGEGIWIMSVLLLGTSSILGAINFLVTLLRMRIPGLGFNQLPLFCWAMFATSALTLVSTPVLAAGLILLAFDLLAGTTFFNPTGGGDPVVYQHMFWFYSHPAVYIMILPFFGAISEVIPVHSRKPIFGYKAIAYSSLAISFLGLIVWAHHMFTSGIPGWLRMFFMITTMIIAVPTGIKIFSWLATMWGGKIRLNTPMLFAMGFVGTFVIGGISGVMLAAVPFDIHVHDTYFVVAHLHYVLFGGSVLGIYAAIYHWFPKMTGRMLNEFWGKVHFALTIVGLNMAFLPMHKLGMMGMNRRVAQYDPKFTFLNEICTYGAYILAVSTFPFIINAIWSWLYGEKAGNNPWRALTLEWMTTSPPAIENFDKTPVLVTGPYDYGLEKAHEGVPLSDPNPILSAGPNSVLRAEPDPAVAANPEDRK, encoded by the coding sequence ATGACACAAGCTCAGTTGCAAGAAACTGCCAATATCCCCGCTCATGGTGAAGAACCACCGGCCAGAAAATGGCAAGACTACTTTGGCTTTAACACCGACCATAAGGTAATTGCGATTCAATACCTTGTCACCACGTTCATTTTCTACTGCATTGGCGGGGTTTTAGCTGACTTAGTTCGCACCGAACTGCGAACGCCAGAAGTAGATTTTGTGACGCCTGAAGTCTACAACAGTTTGTTTACGCTGCACGCCACAATTATGATTTTCTTGTGGATTGTGCCAGCGGGCGCAGGGTTTGCTAACTTCTTGATCCCCTTGATGATTGGGGCCAAGGATATGGCATTCCCACGGCTGAATGCTGTGGCTTTTTGGATGATCCCGCCAGCTGGTTTGTTGCTCATCGCTAGTTTAGTCGTGGGCGATGCACCAGATGCAGGTTGGACTTCCTACCCTCCCCTGAGCTTGGTGACAGGTCAGGTGGGTGAGGGTATTTGGATTATGAGTGTCCTCCTGCTTGGTACATCATCAATTCTGGGGGCAATTAATTTCCTCGTAACATTGCTGAGGATGCGTATCCCTGGTTTGGGATTCAATCAATTGCCTTTGTTCTGCTGGGCGATGTTTGCCACTTCGGCATTAACTTTGGTGTCAACGCCAGTGCTAGCAGCTGGTCTGATTCTGCTGGCTTTTGATTTATTAGCAGGAACGACATTTTTTAATCCGACTGGTGGTGGCGACCCAGTAGTTTACCAGCATATGTTCTGGTTTTACTCCCATCCAGCAGTTTACATCATGATTTTGCCCTTCTTTGGGGCAATTTCCGAAGTGATTCCTGTGCATTCGCGCAAGCCGATTTTTGGCTATAAAGCGATCGCTTATTCCTCCCTCGCTATCAGCTTTTTAGGGCTAATCGTCTGGGCGCACCACATGTTTACCAGTGGTATCCCCGGCTGGTTGCGGATGTTCTTCATGATCACCACGATGATCATCGCCGTACCTACGGGTATTAAAATTTTCAGCTGGTTGGCAACCATGTGGGGCGGCAAAATCCGACTCAACACTCCCATGCTGTTTGCAATGGGCTTTGTGGGTACCTTTGTAATTGGCGGTATCAGTGGCGTGATGTTGGCAGCAGTGCCTTTTGATATTCACGTTCACGACACTTATTTTGTCGTAGCCCACTTGCACTACGTCCTCTTTGGTGGTAGCGTCCTCGGCATTTACGCGGCGATTTACCATTGGTTCCCGAAAATGACGGGACGAATGCTGAACGAATTTTGGGGTAAAGTTCACTTTGCCTTGACAATTGTCGGTCTGAACATGGCCTTCTTACCCATGCACAAGCTGGGAATGATGGGCATGAACCGCCGCGTTGCTCAGTATGACCCGAAATTTACGTTTCTGAACGAAATCTGCACCTATGGTGCTTATATCCTGGCAGTTTCAACGTTCCCGTTTATTATCAATGCGATTTGGAGTTGGTTGTACGGTGAAAAAGCAGGTAATAATCCCTGGAGGGCATTGACCTTAGAGTGGATGACAACCTCACCGCCAGCCATTGAAAATTTTGACAAAACTCCAGTACTAGTTACAGGCCCCTACGACTATGGCTTGGAAAAAGCTCATGAAGGTGTACCCTTATCTGACCCCAATCCAATCTTATCCGCCGGCCCCAACTCAGTATTAAGAGCAGAACCCGACCCAGCGGTTGCTGCCAACCCTGAAGACCGTAAATAA
- a CDS encoding heme-copper oxidase subunit III, whose translation MQSQTIDPAKTELNHHHTAEATVGHHEEHPDHRLFGLIVFLIAEGMIFMGLFGAYLAFRATLPAWPPEGTPELELLLPSVNTINLIASSFVMHNADTAIKKNDTRGMRTWLAITAAMGAIFLVGQVYEYTHLEFGLTTNLFASAFYVLTGFHGLHVTIGVLAIVAVLWRSRVKGHYSSEKHFGIEAAEIYWHFVDVIWIILFGLLYLL comes from the coding sequence ATGCAAAGTCAAACAATTGACCCGGCGAAAACTGAACTGAATCATCACCACACAGCAGAAGCAACTGTTGGTCATCACGAAGAACATCCAGACCATCGCCTGTTTGGTCTAATTGTCTTCTTGATTGCTGAAGGGATGATTTTTATGGGGTTGTTCGGAGCTTATTTGGCTTTCCGTGCTACCTTACCTGCATGGCCCCCAGAAGGCACGCCAGAGTTGGAGTTATTGCTACCTAGTGTTAACACTATCAATCTAATTGCTAGCAGTTTTGTGATGCATAATGCTGATACTGCTATTAAGAAAAATGATACGCGGGGTATGCGTACTTGGTTGGCAATTACTGCGGCGATGGGTGCTATTTTCTTGGTAGGGCAGGTGTATGAATACACACATCTGGAATTTGGTTTGACTACCAACTTGTTCGCCAGTGCATTTTATGTTTTGACTGGTTTCCACGGACTACACGTTACCATCGGTGTTTTAGCGATTGTGGCAGTATTGTGGCGATCGCGCGTTAAAGGTCACTACAGTAGCGAAAAGCACTTTGGTATTGAAGCTGCGGAAATTTATTGGCACTTCGTTGACGTGATTTGGATTATTCTGTTCGGATTGCTGTATTTACTGTGA
- a CDS encoding YdcF family protein, producing the protein MQKKHQNKKVPKIRLIKRQEIWTFTAQGWVVFFATVTALMFFTITHLHPFLAVTSPVKVADILVVDGWLSDNEVEQAAAEFQRGSYSRIITLGAPIEQGFYLNKYKNHADMTAATLNKLGMPKEKIIPVYIPKVIRNRTHESAVALLKWISQSNLPIKSINLLTADAHARRSWMIYKNVFPPQIEVGIIAAKPLYYDSSNWWRTSEGVRVTISETIAYIYALLVSWKS; encoded by the coding sequence ATGCAGAAAAAACATCAAAATAAAAAAGTGCCAAAAATCCGGTTAATAAAACGCCAGGAGATATGGACATTTACGGCTCAGGGATGGGTAGTATTCTTTGCAACTGTAACTGCTTTAATGTTTTTTACAATTACTCATCTACACCCATTTCTGGCTGTAACTTCCCCTGTCAAAGTAGCAGATATATTAGTTGTTGATGGATGGCTATCAGACAACGAAGTAGAACAAGCAGCCGCTGAATTTCAACGTGGTTCCTATAGCCGAATAATTACCCTCGGAGCTCCAATAGAGCAAGGTTTTTATCTGAATAAATATAAAAATCATGCAGACATGACCGCAGCTACCTTAAATAAACTAGGTATGCCAAAAGAAAAGATAATACCTGTATATATTCCCAAGGTAATTAGAAATCGTACTCACGAGTCTGCTGTTGCATTACTTAAATGGATATCACAATCAAATTTACCGATAAAATCAATAAATCTTTTGACAGCTGACGCTCACGCACGTAGAAGCTGGATGATATATAAAAATGTATTTCCTCCCCAAATTGAAGTGGGTATAATTGCTGCTAAACCACTATATTATGACTCAAGTAACTGGTGGAGAACTAGCGAAGGTGTGCGGGTCACTATATCTGAAACCATCGCTTATATTTATGCTTTATTAGTTAGTTGGAAAAGTTAA
- a CDS encoding DUF2301 domain-containing membrane protein: protein MTTQTITAPEIYQGQFGEFTITQSDRTGVIIYRAGLMVAALSFAIGSALVLINNNPAVFTLLTPLYACFSLALGVSLLTIHIYMASLHRLLQIFWAIGSITSVILALSHSEPLAVTVYNQPITLFGVGFTFVALTGIYFKEAFCFNRLETKVLTVIVPLLLLGHLVGILPIQSEQVLLGIWATLFLVFGLRKTVQAIPPDIGDKSVFVYLKEQRSTKV from the coding sequence ATGACTACACAAACAATAACTGCACCAGAAATTTATCAAGGTCAGTTTGGGGAATTTACAATCACTCAGAGCGATCGCACTGGCGTAATTATCTACCGCGCTGGGTTAATGGTAGCCGCACTCAGCTTTGCCATCGGCAGTGCTTTGGTGTTAATCAACAATAATCCAGCTGTTTTCACCCTATTAACGCCTTTGTATGCCTGTTTTAGTCTCGCTCTCGGTGTCAGTTTATTGACCATTCATATCTACATGGCATCACTGCACCGACTTTTGCAAATTTTTTGGGCGATCGGTAGTATTACATCAGTGATACTGGCACTTTCTCACAGTGAACCTCTGGCTGTGACTGTTTACAATCAGCCCATTACCTTATTTGGAGTTGGTTTCACTTTTGTTGCATTGACAGGTATTTACTTCAAAGAAGCTTTTTGCTTTAATCGTCTAGAAACAAAAGTATTAACTGTCATAGTTCCACTTTTATTGTTAGGACATTTAGTAGGGATTTTACCAATTCAGTCAGAACAAGTTTTATTAGGAATTTGGGCGACATTATTCTTAGTGTTTGGACTGCGTAAAACAGTGCAAGCAATTCCTCCAGATATTGGGGATAAGTCTGTGTTTGTTTATTTGAAAGAACAGCGTTCAACTAAGGTTTAA
- a CDS encoding SAM-dependent chlorinase/fluorinase yields MSTNQNLVASQRQKPLHTSVITLLSDFGDRDVYVGVIKGVIAQINPKLAIVDLTHQIPPQNIAAARFCLMNAYGYFPVGTVHVAVVDPGVGSTRRAIAVEFAQGFLVGPDNGIFSGVLSQSPAIAAVELTNLNYWRTPKPSKTFHGRDIFAPVAANLASGIPLKQLGQEIEKATLVQLNIANCNQTATGVTGCIQYIDHFGNLVSNIPESYVQGKTWYVQAAGLTIPGCETYADVEAGEAIALVGSHGWVEIAINSGNAHSQLQINLQDGLLVISH; encoded by the coding sequence ATGTCTACGAATCAAAATTTAGTAGCTTCACAACGGCAGAAACCTTTGCACACAAGTGTTATCACCCTGCTGAGCGATTTTGGCGATCGCGATGTGTATGTAGGCGTGATCAAAGGAGTCATAGCCCAAATCAACCCCAAGCTAGCCATAGTAGACTTAACGCATCAGATTCCGCCACAAAATATCGCCGCAGCTAGGTTTTGCCTGATGAATGCTTATGGTTATTTCCCAGTGGGGACAGTGCATGTCGCAGTGGTAGATCCGGGTGTGGGAAGCACACGCAGAGCGATCGCCGTAGAATTTGCACAAGGGTTTTTAGTAGGCCCAGATAATGGCATATTCAGTGGAGTACTCAGTCAAAGTCCAGCGATCGCCGCAGTTGAACTTACAAATCTTAATTATTGGAGAACACCAAAACCCAGCAAAACTTTTCACGGTAGAGATATCTTTGCACCAGTAGCAGCTAATCTCGCCAGTGGTATCCCTCTCAAACAGCTAGGACAAGAAATTGAAAAAGCAACTTTAGTACAGCTGAATATAGCCAACTGCAACCAGACAGCAACAGGTGTGACCGGTTGCATTCAGTATATAGACCACTTTGGCAACTTAGTCAGCAACATTCCAGAAAGTTACGTGCAAGGTAAAACTTGGTATGTGCAAGCTGCTGGGTTGACTATACCAGGGTGTGAGACTTACGCTGATGTTGAAGCAGGAGAAGCGATCGCTTTAGTTGGTAGTCACGGCTGGGTAGAAATTGCCATCAATAGCGGTAATGCTCACTCACAGTTGCAAATCAACTTGCAAGATGGTCTATTAGTTATTAGTCATTAG